The following coding sequences are from one Desulfosporosinus orientis DSM 765 window:
- a CDS encoding VanW family protein — MEESQNQRQSSNYGQLNSASEAAKSYHRTKRSRSRFILKKRKSLYISLALVLVVFALAGISALAYTRDNHVIVDGVTVSGINIGNLTLEQADKKLDDEVTRLKRQTVKLSMDQFSEELTLDDLGLMISADSALDEAYNIGRSGSFFKKVMSKYHATSGVKLSLTQSWNDQKLSDTLKQKLEGLNIPCVEASFEITPQNTMAIKNEQVGRVINTEDLISQIKGIDIFKPIPVMTLKFKEQQPTLTAAQLEDQKITGLISSYTTRFDPSQTARSENVRLAAKALDKAIIKPGDTLSFNQIVGERTVEAGYKDAYIIVNGKFVPGLAGGICQVSSTLYNTGLLANLPVTQRSNHDLAISYVPLGQDATVAYPTLDLKFKNNTGAYLLIRTKVTNNSVTIDLYGKVIPGQEVTISNKIESVIPAEEQKLVDETLGHGETIVKQVGQPGYIVDSVRTVKMNGTVVKNEPLLQSKYAPLPRIIAIGS, encoded by the coding sequence TTGGAAGAATCACAAAACCAGAGGCAGAGTTCAAATTATGGTCAATTAAATTCTGCATCAGAGGCTGCTAAATCATATCATCGTACAAAGAGAAGCCGGTCTCGATTTATTCTAAAGAAACGAAAATCATTATATATATCGTTAGCTCTTGTGCTCGTGGTTTTTGCTTTAGCAGGCATTTCAGCACTAGCTTACACACGAGACAATCATGTTATTGTCGATGGGGTAACTGTCTCTGGCATTAATATAGGCAACTTGACTCTTGAACAAGCTGACAAAAAATTAGATGATGAAGTTACACGTCTTAAAAGACAAACTGTAAAGCTTTCTATGGATCAATTTTCAGAGGAATTGACCCTTGATGATTTAGGTCTTATGATATCTGCTGATTCAGCGTTAGACGAGGCCTATAATATTGGCAGAAGTGGTTCTTTTTTTAAGAAAGTAATGTCAAAGTATCATGCTACAAGTGGTGTTAAATTAAGTTTGACACAGTCATGGAATGATCAAAAACTCTCAGATACTCTAAAACAAAAATTAGAAGGCTTAAATATTCCTTGTGTTGAAGCATCTTTTGAAATTACACCACAAAATACTATGGCAATTAAAAATGAACAAGTTGGTCGAGTTATAAATACCGAGGATTTAATATCTCAGATTAAAGGCATTGATATTTTTAAGCCTATTCCAGTGATGACTTTAAAATTCAAAGAACAGCAACCTACATTGACTGCTGCGCAATTGGAAGATCAAAAAATTACTGGTCTAATATCAAGTTATACTACCCGGTTTGATCCTTCTCAGACTGCTCGGTCAGAAAATGTTCGTTTGGCTGCTAAAGCGTTGGATAAAGCAATTATTAAGCCCGGAGATACTTTATCCTTTAATCAGATTGTCGGAGAACGCACAGTTGAAGCTGGTTATAAAGATGCTTATATTATTGTTAACGGGAAATTCGTTCCTGGTTTAGCAGGTGGAATTTGTCAAGTATCCAGTACATTATATAATACCGGCTTACTTGCAAATTTGCCTGTAACTCAGCGAAGTAATCATGATCTTGCCATCTCCTATGTTCCATTAGGTCAAGATGCCACGGTGGCATATCCAACTCTTGATTTGAAGTTTAAAAATAATACAGGAGCTTACCTATTGATACGTACAAAAGTAACCAATAATTCAGTTACTATTGACCTTTATGGAAAAGTTATTCCTGGTCAGGAAGTTACTATTTCGAATAAGATAGAGTCGGTTATTCCTGCTGAAGAACAGAAACTCGTCGACGAAACTCTGGGACATGGAGAAACCATTGTTAAACAAGTGGGTCAACCAGGATATATTGTAGATTCTGTTCGAACCGTTAAAATGAATGGAACGGTTGTAAAAAACGAACCCCTTCTACAAAGCAAGTATGCACCTTTACCAAGAATTATTGCTATAGGGAGTTAA
- the rsmG gene encoding 16S rRNA (guanine(527)-N(7))-methyltransferase RsmG: MFDEYAALLERLTYKYVGSKLTDLQINQFCKYGDLLLEWNQKLNLTRIIEPEDVILKHFIDSMVLSKYMYGVDFADLGTGAGFPGVPLKILRPELKVVLVDSLKKRLDFLDVVIETLSLTEIHTVHTRAEDFGRDSKYRGRFETVSSRAVARLPILLEYALPVLKINGLFLAAKGIQAENEMADSEKAIKILGGKCEGREHYNLGEGAEHRAIILIRKIKQTPAQYPRKAGIPSKKPIQ; encoded by the coding sequence GTGTTCGATGAGTATGCTGCTCTACTTGAAAGGTTAACCTATAAATATGTTGGCTCTAAACTTACAGATTTGCAAATAAATCAATTCTGTAAATACGGGGATCTCTTGTTGGAATGGAATCAAAAATTGAATTTGACAAGGATTATTGAACCAGAAGACGTTATTTTAAAACATTTTATTGATTCTATGGTTCTCTCGAAATATATGTATGGCGTTGATTTTGCTGATTTGGGTACTGGTGCAGGATTTCCTGGTGTCCCCCTTAAAATACTTCGACCGGAGTTAAAAGTGGTTTTGGTTGATTCCTTAAAAAAGAGGTTGGATTTTTTAGATGTCGTTATTGAAACTCTTAGTCTAACTGAAATACATACTGTTCATACACGGGCTGAAGACTTTGGCAGAGATTCAAAGTATAGAGGACGTTTCGAAACAGTAAGTTCTCGCGCAGTCGCACGATTGCCTATTTTATTAGAGTATGCTTTACCTGTTCTTAAGATTAATGGTCTTTTCTTGGCTGCAAAAGGAATACAAGCGGAGAATGAAATGGCTGATTCAGAAAAAGCTATAAAAATTCTCGGCGGAAAATGTGAAGGCAGGGAGCATTATAATCTCGGCGAAGGCGCTGAACATCGTGCAATTATATTGATTCGGAAAATCAAACAGACTCCTGCTCAGTATCCTAGAAAAGCAGGGATTCCTTCAAAAAAGCCTATTCAATAA
- the mnmG gene encoding tRNA uridine-5-carboxymethylaminomethyl(34) synthesis enzyme MnmG: MEYFAGKYDVIVVGAGHAGCEAALAAARIGCETLLLTLNLDTIAHMPCNPSLGGPAKGHLVREIDALGGQMGIVADETSLQAKMLNTGKGPAVHALRVQSDKLAYQSHMRNALLSQPRLTVIQGLVERLDIKNNSVCGVVTRTGARFESGRVVLTSGTYLRGRIIIGDSMYQGGPNGQMPAVSLSDSLKEYGIELGRFKTGTPPRIQRQSVDFSKFRVQPGDDFPWRFSFLPTESKFWHGDPSKQVSCWLGYTGTKTHEIIRNNLYRAPLYSGKIEGVGPRYCPSIEDKVVRFSERDAHQIFLEPEGWQSEELYVAGLSTSMPEEVQIQILQSIVGLENVRMLRPGYAIEYDYVLPHQLSLCLEVRQIKGLFTAGQFNGTSGYEEAAAQGLIAGINAALQVFDKEPFILRRSDGYAGVLVDDLVTKGVKEPYRLLTSRAEYRLVLRQDNADLRLTEKGRHIGLVNEDRWKRYYQKTCDLESINGLLKAKVFSPLDEELQQVMIEAESTPARGGISAQDLIRRPEISLKHLIKLLPELENFEMEVLEEAEIEAKYSGYIDKQLLEIEKFTRLEEKILPDNFSYEEIRGLSTEGRQRLMEVNPLNLGQASRITGVSPADISVLLVSLEQKRRREK, translated from the coding sequence TTGGAATATTTTGCAGGCAAATATGATGTAATTGTTGTGGGAGCTGGTCATGCCGGTTGCGAAGCTGCTCTAGCTGCTGCGCGAATTGGTTGTGAGACTCTTTTACTCACTTTAAATTTAGATACTATTGCACATATGCCTTGTAATCCTTCTCTTGGAGGACCGGCAAAGGGGCATTTAGTAAGAGAGATTGATGCCTTAGGTGGACAAATGGGAATTGTGGCAGATGAGACTTCTTTACAAGCTAAGATGTTAAATACTGGTAAAGGACCTGCTGTTCATGCATTACGGGTTCAGTCAGATAAACTTGCTTATCAGAGTCACATGCGCAATGCACTGCTTTCACAGCCTCGGTTAACAGTAATCCAAGGTCTCGTTGAAAGGCTTGATATAAAAAATAATTCAGTGTGTGGTGTTGTTACACGCACTGGTGCTCGTTTTGAATCCGGGAGAGTAGTGTTAACCAGTGGTACGTATCTGCGTGGAAGGATAATTATTGGGGATTCTATGTACCAAGGTGGACCTAATGGTCAGATGCCTGCAGTGTCATTGTCAGACTCTCTAAAGGAGTATGGGATTGAATTAGGAAGATTTAAGACTGGAACCCCTCCGAGGATTCAGCGTCAATCTGTAGATTTTAGTAAATTCCGCGTTCAGCCTGGTGATGATTTTCCATGGCGTTTTTCTTTTTTGCCAACTGAAAGTAAATTTTGGCATGGAGATCCATCAAAACAAGTTTCTTGCTGGCTAGGATATACAGGAACTAAAACTCATGAAATTATTCGTAATAATCTTTATCGAGCGCCTTTATATTCAGGAAAAATCGAGGGTGTTGGTCCACGTTATTGTCCATCCATTGAAGATAAGGTTGTTCGTTTTTCTGAAAGAGATGCACATCAGATATTTTTGGAACCTGAAGGCTGGCAGAGTGAGGAGTTGTATGTAGCAGGTTTATCAACAAGTATGCCAGAGGAAGTTCAAATTCAAATATTGCAAAGTATTGTGGGATTGGAAAATGTTCGAATGTTGCGGCCAGGCTACGCTATTGAATATGATTATGTTTTGCCGCATCAACTTTCTCTTTGCTTAGAAGTTCGTCAAATCAAAGGATTGTTTACAGCTGGCCAATTTAATGGCACTTCTGGTTATGAAGAAGCTGCTGCTCAAGGTTTAATTGCCGGTATAAATGCTGCACTACAAGTCTTTGATAAGGAACCTTTCATTCTAAGGAGATCAGATGGTTACGCAGGCGTCTTAGTAGATGATCTCGTTACAAAAGGTGTGAAAGAACCTTATCGGCTTTTAACATCCAGAGCTGAATACCGGCTTGTTTTACGTCAAGATAATGCTGATTTAAGATTAACGGAAAAAGGGCGACACATTGGACTCGTGAATGAAGATCGTTGGAAGCGTTATTATCAAAAAACCTGTGATTTAGAGTCAATAAATGGTTTATTGAAAGCAAAAGTTTTTTCTCCTTTAGATGAAGAATTACAACAAGTAATGATTGAAGCAGAATCAACTCCAGCTCGTGGTGGAATTAGTGCCCAAGATTTAATACGTCGGCCAGAAATTTCCCTGAAGCATTTGATTAAACTCCTGCCTGAGTTAGAAAATTTCGAAATGGAAGTTTTAGAAGAGGCAGAGATTGAGGCAAAGTATTCTGGTTATATTGACAAGCAACTATTAGAGATTGAAAAGTTCACAAGATTAGAGGAAAAAATTCTACCCGATAACTTTTCTTATGAAGAAATACGAGGTTTATCAACGGAAGGAAGACAACGACTTATGGAAGTGAATCCATTGAATTTAGGACAAGCTTCACGAATAACTGGAGTAAGCCCTGCAGATATTTCTGTTTTGCTCGTTTCCTTGGAACAAAAGCGCAGGAGGGAAAAATAA
- the mnmE gene encoding tRNA uridine-5-carboxymethylaminomethyl(34) synthesis GTPase MnmE, giving the protein MEDTIVAMATAMGEASIHVLRLSGSKAGLIIEECFKPQNRERWASYDNFTLNLGLFHDESTILDEVLVGRMLAPTSYTGEDVYEINCHGGPFVAQRILQACIRHGARLAEPGEFSKRAFLNGKLDLIQAEAVIDLISSRTETSANLALSQLSGGLSDKITQLREEILEILAYIEAGIDFPEDDVESLDRSTLESLIKRSVKNADLLLAGSKTGKIIRDGLLTVIVGQPNVGKSSLLNALVREERAIVTDIPGTTRDEIRESVNVGGILLQLVDTAGICESNDLVERLGIERAWNTMKCAELILLVVQANQPLTDVENQILKQYSEKVIVLLNKIDLLKDGDISNHCYDKGVFIPFSVLQHKGFNELEDAIKKRVYYGVTVQSTDPLLSNVRQIALLSNCAQSLRQAIASIGLGMPWDILSIDIRQALQQVSEITGHNVQESLLDDIFSRFCIGK; this is encoded by the coding sequence ATGGAAGATACAATAGTCGCCATGGCTACGGCTATGGGTGAGGCAAGTATTCACGTTCTAAGATTAAGTGGTTCAAAAGCAGGTCTAATTATAGAAGAATGTTTTAAACCTCAAAATAGAGAACGTTGGGCAAGTTATGATAACTTTACTCTAAATTTAGGATTATTTCATGATGAAAGTACCATACTTGATGAAGTGTTGGTTGGCAGAATGTTGGCCCCCACGTCATATACAGGAGAAGATGTATATGAAATAAATTGCCATGGCGGTCCATTTGTTGCTCAAAGAATTTTGCAAGCTTGTATTCGTCATGGTGCTCGTTTAGCAGAACCCGGGGAATTTTCAAAACGTGCTTTTTTAAATGGTAAACTTGATTTAATTCAGGCAGAGGCAGTGATTGATTTAATCAGTTCTAGAACTGAAACATCTGCTAATTTGGCTTTATCTCAATTAAGTGGTGGTCTTTCTGATAAAATTACTCAATTAAGGGAAGAGATTTTGGAAATTTTGGCTTACATTGAAGCTGGAATTGATTTTCCTGAGGATGATGTAGAAAGTTTAGATAGAAGTACACTTGAATCATTAATTAAACGAAGTGTTAAAAATGCAGATCTATTATTAGCTGGTAGCAAAACAGGAAAAATAATTAGAGACGGATTATTAACAGTAATTGTCGGACAGCCAAATGTAGGAAAATCAAGTCTTCTTAATGCTTTAGTACGTGAAGAACGAGCAATTGTCACAGATATCCCCGGGACAACACGTGATGAAATTAGAGAATCCGTTAATGTTGGAGGCATCCTGCTTCAATTAGTTGATACAGCTGGCATTTGTGAGAGCAATGACCTTGTAGAACGGCTTGGAATTGAAAGAGCTTGGAACACTATGAAGTGTGCAGAATTGATTCTTCTTGTTGTTCAGGCAAATCAACCTCTTACGGATGTCGAAAACCAAATTTTAAAGCAATATTCCGAAAAAGTTATTGTGCTTTTAAATAAAATTGATCTGTTGAAAGACGGTGATATTTCTAATCATTGTTACGATAAGGGAGTTTTTATTCCTTTTTCAGTACTCCAGCATAAAGGATTTAATGAACTGGAAGATGCTATAAAAAAGAGAGTCTATTATGGTGTGACAGTGCAATCGACGGACCCTCTACTTTCAAATGTAAGGCAAATTGCCTTGTTATCAAACTGTGCTCAGTCATTAAGACAAGCAATAGCAAGTATAGGTTTGGGCATGCCCTGGGATATACTATCAATAGATATTCGGCAAGCTTTACAACAAGTCTCTGAAATTACGGGTCATAATGTTCAAGAATCCCTTCTTGATGATATTTTTTCTCGATTTTGTATAGGAAAGTAG